A region from the Desulfitobacterium dehalogenans ATCC 51507 genome encodes:
- the erm gene encoding 23S ribosomal RNA methyltransferase Erm, translated as MSKNRSQGQTLPLWVSQNYLTRYKTIKSLLSRTTIGANDHVIEIGPGKGHITGLLVESCRKVTAIEIDEKLYDRLHQKFNDSANLHLYHQDFLKWRLPASGDYKVFANIPFCHTTAILRKLTESRNPPAEAWLTMEKGAARRFMGKPHETLRSLMIKPVFDLKIVYHFLREDFHPKPGVDVVLLHLKKKTQPDISPAQWRNYEHFITRALQGNRAGLRRIFTQKQLSRVFREADISDFVTGEILYVQWLCLFRSYCKHVRCSKQ; from the coding sequence ATGTCCAAAAATAGAAGCCAAGGGCAAACCTTGCCCCTTTGGGTATCTCAAAACTACTTGACCAGATATAAAACCATTAAAAGCCTGCTCTCTCGAACCACAATCGGCGCCAATGATCATGTCATTGAAATTGGTCCGGGAAAAGGCCATATAACCGGCTTGCTTGTTGAAAGCTGCCGGAAAGTAACCGCTATTGAGATCGATGAAAAATTATATGATAGGCTTCACCAAAAATTTAACGATTCTGCAAATCTGCACCTATATCATCAAGACTTCCTGAAATGGCGGCTCCCCGCTTCTGGAGACTATAAAGTCTTTGCCAATATTCCTTTCTGTCATACCACCGCTATTCTTCGTAAGCTGACAGAAAGCCGAAATCCGCCGGCAGAAGCGTGGCTGACCATGGAAAAAGGTGCAGCCAGGCGCTTTATGGGCAAACCCCATGAAACACTGAGATCGCTCATGATAAAGCCGGTGTTCGATCTGAAGATCGTCTACCATTTTCTTCGGGAGGATTTCCATCCCAAGCCTGGTGTGGATGTGGTACTGCTTCACTTAAAGAAAAAGACACAGCCGGATATATCCCCCGCTCAATGGCGCAATTATGAGCACTTTATTACACGCGCTTTACAAGGCAATCGGGCCGGACTCAGGCGTATATTTACCCAAAAACAGTTATCCCGGGTTTTTCGGGAAGCAGATATTAGTGATTTTGTAACCGGCGAAATCCTTTATGTGCAGTGGCTTTGCCTTTTCCGCTCCTATTGCAAGCATGTGCGTTGCAGCAAACAATAA
- a CDS encoding bifunctional transcriptional activator/DNA repair enzyme AdaA has protein sequence MTLSEEERWKAVLDCDPIYDGKFFYGVKTTGIFCRPSCKSKNPKRENVIFFDTAAEARAWGLRPCKRCRPDLAEFQPQKELAEKIKGVYDLYYSDHGRVREELKKLGVSRNRMSQVFYAHYGKIPGEYLNTLRIASAQKLLIHTQGSTLQIALQSGFESLSTFYTQFRRLTGVSPKEYRCSVLRREESR, from the coding sequence ATGACGCTCAGTGAAGAAGAAAGATGGAAAGCTGTGCTTGATTGCGATCCGATCTATGATGGAAAGTTTTTTTACGGCGTAAAAACCACGGGGATTTTCTGCCGTCCCTCCTGTAAATCTAAAAACCCTAAGCGGGAGAATGTGATTTTTTTTGACACCGCTGCCGAGGCGCGGGCCTGGGGACTGCGGCCCTGTAAACGCTGCCGGCCTGATTTGGCGGAATTCCAACCGCAAAAAGAGCTGGCTGAAAAAATCAAAGGGGTATACGACCTTTATTATTCCGATCACGGCCGGGTACGGGAAGAACTGAAAAAGCTTGGCGTCAGCCGGAACCGTATGAGTCAGGTGTTTTATGCACACTATGGGAAGATTCCGGGGGAGTATCTGAATACGTTGCGCATTGCCTCTGCTCAAAAGCTGCTGATCCATACCCAGGGCAGCACTTTGCAAATTGCTCTGCAAAGCGGGTTTGAGAGTCTTTCCACCTTTTACACTCAGTTTCGGCGGTTGACCGGGGTGTCGCCCAAAGAATATCGTTGTTCCGTTCTCCGGAGGGAGGAAAGTCGGTGA